Part of the Xanthomonas sp. SI genome is shown below.
GCAAGCGCAACAGCGATCCGTCCGCAGACGCCGCCGCGGAGATCGCCGCCGTGGCGAGCGCGCGCACCGCGCTGGACGGGGTGCTCAACGCCGCCAGCCAGGCGGTGTCTGACGGCCTGCCGCTGACCGTGGCCGACTTCCTGCCCGCCGGCGGCGAAGCCGCCAAGCAAGGCCTGTACGCGCTGGAGCAGGTGGACCTGTTCAACCTGCTGTGCCTGCCGCCCTACCGCGCCGCCACCGACACCATCGATGTGGATACCGGCCTGGTGTCCGCGGCCGCCGCCTACTGTGAGAAGCGCCGCGCGATGCTGTTGCTCGACGCGCCCAAGCCGTGGATCGACAAGGACAGCGCACGCAGCGGCATCAGCGACGTGGATACCGATCAGGTCGGCACCCGCAGCCGCAACGCCGCGCTGTTCTTCCCGCGGTTGCGCCAGCCCAATCCGCTGCGCGACGGCCAGATCGAGACCTTCGCCGCCTGCGGCGCGGTGGCCGGCGTGTTCGCGCGCACCGACGCCAACCGCGGCGTGTGGAAGGCGCCGGCCGGCTTCGACGCCACGCTGGTCGGTGCGCCGCAGCTGGCGGTGGCGTTGACCGATGCCGAGAACGGCGAACTCAATCCGCTGGGGGTCAACTGCCTGCGCGCGCTGCCGGGCGCCGGCCGCGTGGTGTGGGGCGCGCGCACGCTGCGCGGCGCCGACCAGCTGGCCGACGAATACAAGTACATCCCGGTGCGCCGCACTGCGCTGTACATCGAGGAAAGCCTGTACCGCGGGCTGAAATGGGCGGTGTTCGAACCCAACGACGAACCGCTGTGGGCGCAGATCCGGCTCAACGTCGGCGCCTTCATGCACACCCTGTTCCGCCAGGGCGCGTTCCAGGGCAGTTCGCCGCGCGATGCCTACTTCGTGCGCTGCGACAAGGAGACCACGCCGCAGAACGACATCAACCTGGGCATCGTCAACGTCGTGGTCGGGTTCGCGCCGCTGAAGCCTGCGGAGTTCGTGGTGCTGCGGCTGCAGCAGATCGCCGGCCAGATCGACGTCTGAGCCGATCCAAACGTCATCCGGAGAATCTTCATGGCCCAGTTCACCGTCAATGCCTACCGCTTCGATCCGTACAAGAACTACAAGTTCCGGGTCCGCTGGGACAACAAGTACGTCGCCGGCGTCAGCAAGGTCAGCGCGCTCAAGCGCACCACCGAGGTGGTCAAGCACCGCGAGGGCGGCGACCCCAGCAGCAGCCGCAAATCGCCCGGGCGCACCGAGTTCGAGGCGATCACCCTGGAGCGCGGAGTGACCCACGACAAGGAATTCGAGCAGTGGGCGAACAAGGTATGGAACTACGGCGCCGGGCTGGGCGCGGAAGCCTCGCTGAAGGATTTCCGCAAGGACCTGATCATCGAGGTCTACAACGAGGCCGGACAGCTGGCGATCGCCTACCGCGTGTACCGCTGCTGGGTGTCCGAATTCCAGTCGCTGCCGGACCTGGACGCCAACGCCAACGCGGTGGCGATCCAGCACATCAAGCTGGAAAACGAGGGCTGGGAGCGCGACCTGGACGTGGTCGAGCCGGCCGAACCCAGCTACACCGAGCCGGCCTGAGCATCGCGATGAACGCCGTGGCCTGCGCCGCCCGCACCCCGACCGACACCTTGCTGCAGGCATGGGAAAGCCTGCATGGCGCGTGCGCCAGCGAGCGCGCGTACGGTCTGCTGGCGGTGCTGTGGCCGCAGCTGGCGCTGGAACAGTGGCGCCAGGTCGGCCTCGGCGAGCGCGATGCCTGGCTGTTGCAGCTGCAGGCCATGCTGTTCGGCGACACGCTGCAGACGCTGAGCGACTGCCCGGCCTGCGGCGAGACGCTGGAAACCACCCTTCCCGTGCAGCAACTGTGCGCGGCGCCGAGCCAACTGCCGCAGCCGCGCGCCGTGCACGAACTGCGCCACGACGGCTACCGTTTGCAGTTCCGCCTGCCCTGCGGCGACGACCTCACCGCGATCGTCCGCACCGCGCACGCAGACACCGATACCGACGCCGCGATCGGCGCGCTGATCGCGCGCTGCCTGCTCGACGTACGCCACGGCGACGCCACCGTCGCTACCGATACCTTGCCGCCGGCGCTACGCGAGCGCCTGGGTGCGGCGATGGCCGCAGCCGACCCGCAGGCGGACCTGCGCATCGGCGTGCGCTGCCCGGCCTGCAGCCATGCCTGGTCGGCGCGGCTGGATATCGCGGCCTATCTATGGGACGAACTCGACGACTGGGCGCAGGAATTGCTGGCCGACGTCCATCTGCTGGCCCGCCACTACGCCTGGAGCGAGCGCGACATCCTGGCGCTGGCGCCGGTACGGCGCCGCTTCTACCTCGATCTGGTGCAAGCATGAGCGGGCCCGGCCTGACCCACCTGGCGCATCTGGTCGAGCAGGCGCGCGGCCAGGTACCGGTGCTGAGCCGACGCCGACCGGGACTGTTCGAGCCGCGCACCGCAACGACCGACGACATGCCGCCTGCACCCGCAGCGCAGGCCATGCAGCGACCGGCGGTATTGCCTGTTGCGGCGCCCGCTGCCACCGAGCGTTCGCCGTCGGCGCCGTGGTCGCAACCACTATTGCCCACATTGCCGCACCCGACCGCGCACGCCGCCGCCGATCGCGTGTCACCCGCCGCTGCGGCACCGGCTGACGTCGCGCCGCCCGAGCCGGCGCCGCTGCGCCGCGACCGCGTGCACGAGACGGTGGTCGTCGCGGCGACGCAGCGTTTGCCAGCGTCGCTGCTGCCTCAAGCAAGCGCCGCGGCGTCGCATGCACGGCTGCACACCCCACCGGGCAATGCGCCACCACCGCGCGCTGCGACGACAGCGCCCCTCGCCGCACCACAGCAGGCACAGGCAACGCCGTCGGCACCGGCAGCCGAACGCACTGTCGCCACGGCGGCGACTGCCGCATCGTTGCCGC
Proteins encoded:
- a CDS encoding phage tail sheath subtilisin-like domain-containing protein, which produces MPAALTYPGVYVEEIASGVRTISGVATSVTAFIGRALRGPLNTATVINGFGDFETRFGGLWVESALGYAVRDFFANGGGQAVIVRLYHADPAPLANSNPPAAAAAQRPIDIGELHFLAADAGRWGNALRVRVDRDNVSAEAAASLGVAATALFNLTVRDSASGRSERYLNLTVVDSPRRVDRVLSGASSLLRYAGAPDGSEAVEAGGDAISVKEEGLLTAQKALDGKRNSDPSADAAAEIAAVASARTALDGVLNAASQAVSDGLPLTVADFLPAGGEAAKQGLYALEQVDLFNLLCLPPYRAATDTIDVDTGLVSAAAAYCEKRRAMLLLDAPKPWIDKDSARSGISDVDTDQVGTRSRNAALFFPRLRQPNPLRDGQIETFAACGAVAGVFARTDANRGVWKAPAGFDATLVGAPQLAVALTDAENGELNPLGVNCLRALPGAGRVVWGARTLRGADQLADEYKYIPVRRTALYIEESLYRGLKWAVFEPNDEPLWAQIRLNVGAFMHTLFRQGAFQGSSPRDAYFVRCDKETTPQNDINLGIVNVVVGFAPLKPAEFVVLRLQQIAGQIDV
- a CDS encoding phage tail protein — protein: MAQFTVNAYRFDPYKNYKFRVRWDNKYVAGVSKVSALKRTTEVVKHREGGDPSSSRKSPGRTEFEAITLERGVTHDKEFEQWANKVWNYGAGLGAEASLKDFRKDLIIEVYNEAGQLAIAYRVYRCWVSEFQSLPDLDANANAVAIQHIKLENEGWERDLDVVEPAEPSYTEPA